From a region of the Haloferax volcanii DS2 genome:
- a CDS encoding carbon starvation CstA family protein has translation MVQVIWLVVTVLALFTVGYLGYSRYLAQFVELDDSRETPAHKYEDGQEYVPAKKPVLLGHHYSSIAGGAPIVGPITAGVVWGWLPALAWIAIGNPLLGSVHDFVSLSSSLRHDGKSIGYIIGEYVGERGKNMLLWFAFLTIVLVVAVFALVVAIVFNAYPEAATASLVYIVLAVLFGVYLYQLNLPFLLGTAVFVVAMFVGVYAGIQFPIALFEPAARAPAETFVLFSGSGSWLPGASSFNGNTAAWVPLILVYGAIASALPVWVLLQPRDYLSSFLLYAGVGGALVAIVVGTFFTNPTQPLVTNLEPYYGFIGRSGAPLFPLLFITIACGTISGFHSLVSSGTTSKQLNKESDARVIGYGGMLGEGLLATVALATVAIIAPDVGGGIGLALPTFAAGGGVILSSFGIPTDFGGPFMALVLVSFLLTSTDTAVRLGRYMMEEIVGTPETPVEEFATNRYGNAFVQSLPAYILITSGSWLTLWQLFGGANQLLAALALLTATVWLANWDDSKQLLSTGLPMALMTTITSLGLLWLAFHDNVYAKFMNPEWMASAGTFAMVSAVVQIVLALVLVYLALSLVKIGYDNIKDARSSGGGGGRGGRPQPSDD, from the coding sequence ATGGTACAAGTCATCTGGTTGGTCGTCACGGTGCTTGCGTTGTTTACCGTCGGGTATCTCGGTTACTCCCGATATCTCGCGCAGTTCGTCGAACTCGACGACAGTCGTGAGACGCCAGCGCACAAGTACGAAGACGGCCAAGAATACGTTCCGGCGAAAAAGCCGGTGTTACTGGGGCATCACTATTCGAGCATCGCGGGCGGCGCGCCGATTGTCGGGCCGATTACGGCGGGCGTGGTGTGGGGCTGGCTCCCGGCGCTCGCGTGGATCGCCATCGGCAACCCGCTTCTCGGGAGCGTTCACGACTTCGTGTCGCTGTCGAGCAGTCTGCGACACGACGGGAAGTCTATCGGCTACATCATCGGCGAGTACGTCGGCGAGCGCGGCAAGAACATGCTGTTGTGGTTCGCGTTTCTCACCATCGTCCTCGTCGTCGCGGTGTTCGCCCTCGTGGTGGCCATCGTGTTCAACGCCTATCCGGAGGCCGCCACGGCGAGTCTGGTGTACATCGTCCTCGCGGTGCTGTTCGGCGTCTACCTCTACCAACTGAACCTCCCGTTCCTGCTCGGGACGGCCGTCTTCGTCGTGGCGATGTTCGTCGGCGTCTACGCGGGGATTCAGTTCCCGATTGCGCTGTTCGAGCCCGCGGCCCGCGCGCCCGCCGAGACGTTCGTCCTGTTCTCCGGCTCCGGCTCGTGGCTCCCGGGCGCGAGTTCGTTCAACGGGAACACCGCGGCGTGGGTGCCGCTCATCCTCGTCTACGGGGCCATCGCCAGCGCCCTCCCGGTCTGGGTGCTCCTGCAACCGCGCGACTACCTCTCGTCGTTCCTGCTGTACGCGGGCGTCGGCGGCGCGCTCGTCGCTATCGTCGTGGGCACGTTCTTCACGAACCCGACCCAGCCGCTCGTGACGAACCTCGAACCGTACTACGGGTTCATCGGGCGCTCCGGCGCGCCGCTGTTCCCGCTTCTGTTCATCACCATCGCCTGCGGGACCATCAGCGGGTTCCACTCGCTCGTCTCGTCGGGCACGACCTCGAAACAACTGAACAAGGAGTCCGACGCGCGCGTCATCGGCTACGGCGGCATGCTCGGTGAGGGCCTCCTCGCCACCGTCGCGCTGGCGACGGTCGCCATCATCGCGCCCGACGTGGGCGGCGGTATCGGCCTCGCGCTGCCGACGTTCGCCGCGGGCGGCGGCGTCATCCTGTCGAGCTTCGGCATCCCGACTGACTTCGGCGGGCCGTTCATGGCCCTCGTGCTGGTCAGCTTCCTCCTCACCTCGACCGACACCGCGGTTCGCCTCGGTCGCTACATGATGGAGGAAATCGTCGGGACGCCCGAGACGCCGGTCGAGGAGTTCGCGACCAACCGCTACGGCAACGCGTTCGTGCAGTCGCTGCCGGCGTACATCCTCATCACGAGCGGCTCGTGGCTGACGCTCTGGCAGCTGTTCGGGGGCGCGAACCAGCTGCTCGCCGCGCTGGCGCTCCTGACCGCGACCGTCTGGCTCGCCAACTGGGACGACTCCAAGCAGCTTCTCAGCACGGGCCTGCCGATGGCTCTCATGACGACCATCACGTCGCTGGGCCTGCTGTGGCTCGCGTTCCACGACAACGTCTACGCGAAGTTCATGAACCCCGAGTGGATGGCCTCGGCGGGCACCTTCGCGATGGTGTCGGCGGTCGTCCAAATCGTCCTCGCGCTGGTGCTCGTCTATCTGGCGCTGTCGCTGGTGAAAATCGGCTACGACAACATCAAAGACG
- a CDS encoding ArsA family ATPase codes for MRKFVFFGGKGGVGKTTMSSAYAVKCARDGVRTLLVSTDPAHSTSDVFDQSFTDEPAAVADEPNLDAMEIDPETEVREHLMETKRAMGDQVSPAMVNEIDRQIEMAHQTPGAYESALFDRFIDVMRSADEYDRVVFDTSPTGGTLRLLSLPEYLDGWIQRLLHKRKESVKLFERAAIGNNEPRRMMDGDPIIARLEQRRDDFSFAKETLRDDAAFFLVVNPDELSLRETERAIDQLDDYGLDVRGLAVNRLTPEPDPEESGRGATFLRERVKTEREHLDGLRENFSPPLVAAVETRVAEVKGDFLGEVAAELDIDTAPDVQ; via the coding sequence ATGCGCAAATTCGTCTTCTTCGGCGGCAAAGGCGGCGTGGGCAAGACGACGATGTCCAGCGCCTACGCGGTCAAGTGCGCCCGCGACGGCGTCCGGACGCTCCTCGTCTCGACCGACCCGGCCCACAGCACGAGCGACGTGTTCGACCAGTCGTTCACCGACGAGCCCGCGGCCGTCGCGGACGAACCGAACCTCGACGCGATGGAAATCGACCCCGAGACCGAGGTCCGCGAGCACCTCATGGAGACCAAGCGGGCGATGGGCGACCAGGTCAGCCCCGCGATGGTCAACGAAATCGACCGACAGATAGAGATGGCCCACCAGACGCCCGGCGCGTACGAGTCGGCGCTGTTCGACCGCTTCATCGACGTGATGCGCTCCGCGGACGAGTACGACCGGGTCGTCTTCGACACCTCGCCGACCGGCGGGACGCTCCGACTGCTCTCGCTGCCGGAGTACCTCGACGGCTGGATTCAGCGGCTCCTCCACAAGCGAAAGGAGTCGGTCAAACTGTTCGAGCGCGCGGCCATCGGCAACAACGAACCCCGGCGGATGATGGACGGCGACCCCATCATCGCCCGCCTCGAACAGCGCCGCGACGACTTCTCGTTCGCCAAGGAGACGCTTCGGGACGACGCCGCGTTCTTCCTCGTCGTGAACCCCGACGAACTCTCGCTCCGGGAGACCGAGCGCGCCATCGACCAACTCGACGACTACGGCCTCGACGTGCGCGGCCTCGCGGTCAACCGCCTCACGCCCGAACCCGACCCCGAGGAGTCCGGGCGGGGCGCGACGTTCTTGCGCGAGCGAGTCAAGACAGAACGAGAGCACCTCGACGGCCTCCGCGAGAATTTTTCACCGCCGCTCGTCGCCGCGGTCGAGACGCGGGTGGCCGAAGTCAAAGGCGACTTCCTCGGCGAGGTCGCGGCCGAACTCGACATCGACACCGCGCCCGACGTTCAGTGA
- a CDS encoding CobW family GTP-binding protein — MNAGETIPVTVLGGSLGAGKTTLLNHLLTNAGDRDIAVLVNDMGSVNVDAELVAEESDLAVGGGVTELSNGCICCELQDDLETAVVRLARERSFGHLVVEASGVSEPGPVARLFVTSRAAARYDVAGLATVVDSRLFADTFGGGDPDRTVAEEGDGSVRPLSDLLVEQVESADLVVLNKRDLVSDAELGAVRDAVEALRPGATAVETDHGDVDVDLLLSDCHDPDAPVGWRAALEGETAHDDGDEGDRGRDERADADRDDYGHGHTHHDDHDHDETPHAEATYGVTSFVYRRRAPLDPDGAAAVLGDLPDSVVRAKGSLWVAGAEDVHYTYSQAGPSAYVAAAGPWVASRPEFEQDTYRRNHPDFDWHDDHGDRRTELVFIGREMDEDALAAALDAHLLDPGTSADAGDFPTDPGEEIALAEPTRERESVPTAGAVPEGRR, encoded by the coding sequence ATGAACGCGGGGGAGACGATTCCGGTGACGGTGCTGGGCGGGAGTCTCGGGGCGGGCAAGACGACGCTACTCAACCACCTGTTGACGAACGCCGGCGACCGCGACATCGCCGTGCTCGTCAACGACATGGGCTCCGTGAACGTCGACGCCGAACTCGTCGCCGAGGAGTCCGACCTCGCGGTCGGCGGCGGCGTGACCGAACTGTCGAACGGCTGCATCTGCTGTGAGCTACAAGACGACCTCGAAACCGCGGTCGTCCGCCTCGCGCGCGAGCGGTCGTTCGGCCACCTCGTCGTGGAGGCGTCGGGCGTCTCGGAGCCCGGCCCGGTCGCTCGACTGTTCGTCACCTCGCGGGCGGCCGCCCGCTACGACGTGGCCGGCCTCGCCACGGTCGTCGACTCGCGGCTGTTCGCGGACACCTTCGGCGGCGGCGACCCGGACCGAACCGTCGCCGAGGAGGGAGACGGCTCGGTGCGCCCGCTGTCGGACCTCCTCGTCGAGCAGGTCGAAAGCGCCGACCTCGTCGTCCTCAACAAGCGCGACCTCGTCTCCGACGCGGAGCTCGGGGCGGTCCGCGACGCGGTCGAGGCGCTCCGCCCCGGCGCGACCGCGGTGGAGACGGACCACGGCGACGTGGACGTGGACCTGCTCCTGTCGGACTGCCACGACCCCGACGCGCCCGTCGGCTGGCGGGCGGCGCTGGAGGGCGAAACGGCCCACGATGACGGCGACGAGGGCGACCGCGGCCGCGACGAACGCGCGGACGCAGACCGCGATGACTACGGCCACGGCCATACCCACCACGACGACCACGACCACGACGAAACGCCCCACGCCGAGGCGACCTACGGCGTCACGTCGTTCGTCTACCGCCGCCGCGCGCCGCTGGACCCCGACGGCGCGGCCGCGGTGCTGGGCGACCTCCCCGACTCGGTCGTTCGCGCGAAGGGGTCGCTGTGGGTCGCCGGAGCCGAGGACGTTCACTACACTTACAGTCAGGCCGGGCCGTCGGCGTACGTCGCCGCCGCCGGCCCGTGGGTCGCCTCCCGACCCGAGTTCGAACAGGACACCTACCGCCGCAACCACCCCGACTTCGACTGGCACGACGACCACGGCGACCGGCGGACCGAACTGGTGTTTATCGGCCGCGAGATGGACGAAGACGCACTCGCGGCCGCGCTCGACGCCCACCTGCTCGACCCCGGCACGTCCGCGGACGCCGGCGACTTCCCGACCGACCCCGGCGAGGAAATCGCGCTCGCGGAGCCGACCCGGGAACGCGAGTCGGTTCCGACCGCGGGCGCGGTCCCGGAGGGCCGACGATGA
- the upp gene encoding uracil phosphoribosyltransferase produces the protein MPIEDRDDAYLITHALAKDTLSRLRDVETTQVAFRKGLVKLGRICGYEIIDGAMETEYVTIQTPLAETTGERVKGLDNVVIINVLRAATPFVEGLLKAFPRAKQGVISAGRDEEAGMDDDGGFPITIDYVKLPEITEKDTVIVADPMLATGSTMCSVLDHILENAGVDPEKLFVLSAVSAPDGLLRVDNEFPEVDLLTVAIDDYLDDDGYIVPGLGDAGDRAFRTT, from the coding sequence ATGCCCATCGAAGACCGAGACGACGCGTACCTCATCACGCACGCGCTGGCGAAGGACACGCTCTCGCGCCTCCGGGACGTGGAGACGACGCAGGTCGCCTTCCGGAAAGGCCTCGTCAAACTCGGCCGCATCTGTGGCTACGAGATAATCGACGGCGCGATGGAGACCGAATACGTCACCATCCAGACCCCGCTCGCGGAGACGACCGGCGAGCGCGTGAAAGGGCTCGACAACGTCGTCATCATCAACGTGCTCCGCGCCGCGACGCCGTTCGTGGAAGGGCTGCTCAAGGCGTTCCCGCGGGCGAAGCAGGGCGTCATCTCCGCCGGCCGCGACGAGGAGGCGGGGATGGACGACGACGGCGGCTTCCCCATCACCATCGACTACGTGAAGCTCCCCGAAATCACGGAGAAAGACACCGTCATCGTGGCGGACCCGATGCTCGCCACCGGCTCGACGATGTGCTCGGTCCTCGACCACATCCTCGAAAACGCCGGCGTCGACCCCGAGAAGCTGTTCGTCCTCTCGGCCGTCTCCGCGCCCGACGGCCTGCTCCGCGTCGACAACGAGTTCCCGGAGGTCGACCTGCTGACGGTCGCCATCGACGACTACCTCGACGACGACGGCTACATCGTCCCCGGTCTGGGCGACGCCGGCGACCGCGCGTTCCGCACGACGTAA
- a CDS encoding DUF7569 family protein, with translation MSDPCDGCGRAVEDALARAVQLQVDGSTVDDQRLCPTCFADWITQYEEQMSPKRSSDDSTDSEIIVD, from the coding sequence ATGAGCGACCCGTGCGACGGCTGTGGACGAGCGGTCGAAGACGCCCTCGCTCGTGCGGTCCAGTTACAGGTCGACGGCTCGACCGTGGACGACCAGCGGCTCTGTCCGACCTGTTTCGCGGACTGGATCACCCAGTACGAAGAACAGATGTCGCCCAAGCGGTCGTCGGACGACTCGACGGATTCCGAGATAATCGTCGACTGA
- a CDS encoding IMPACT family protein, protein MTDAYRTVAGRSDARFEVNGSEFIGYVSPAETVEEAEAFVTEIEERHPDATHNVPAYRVPAGSASSSVPGEGSVMLREYQSDDGEPSGSSGKPALNVLVQQDVRNVAAVVTRYYGGTNLGVGGLARAYSRAVKEALDAAGVVEEIPHERFTVTVEYDDSGSVRGLLESAGVEFEAAYEADVSFEVRVPVEDGPELRDRIRSATSGRANIE, encoded by the coding sequence ATGACCGACGCCTATCGAACCGTCGCCGGCCGGAGCGACGCCCGCTTCGAGGTCAACGGCTCGGAGTTCATCGGCTACGTCTCCCCCGCGGAGACGGTCGAGGAGGCGGAGGCGTTCGTCACCGAAATCGAGGAGCGCCACCCCGACGCGACCCACAACGTCCCCGCTTACCGGGTGCCCGCGGGGTCGGCCTCGTCGTCGGTCCCCGGCGAGGGGAGCGTCATGCTCCGCGAGTACCAGAGCGACGACGGCGAGCCGAGCGGCTCGTCGGGGAAACCGGCGCTCAACGTCCTCGTCCAGCAGGACGTGCGCAACGTCGCCGCCGTCGTGACGCGCTACTACGGCGGCACCAACCTCGGCGTCGGCGGCCTCGCCCGCGCGTACTCCCGGGCCGTGAAAGAAGCGCTCGACGCGGCGGGCGTCGTCGAGGAGATTCCCCACGAGCGGTTCACCGTAACCGTCGAGTACGACGACTCGGGGAGCGTTCGCGGGCTGTTAGAAAGCGCGGGCGTCGAGTTCGAGGCCGCCTACGAGGCCGACGTGTCCTTCGAGGTTCGCGTCCCCGTCGAGGACGGCCCGGAGCTCCGCGACCGCATCCGGAGCGCGACCAGCGGCCGCGCGAACATCGAGTAG
- a CDS encoding ACT domain-containing protein, producing MFDEIMEKFEGSPSQQAVIRLLLERGFSVNDQGRVVSGGIEIPNTGIAREAEVDRRVVDSTTDAILDDEELRRIFQNISSIPSLMDLAPVLDLSVLTVEVADADEPGIVATVTSKLADADISIRQTISEDPEFTDDPKLYIITDEPIPGDLLNDLSNLGFVRRITIA from the coding sequence ATGTTCGACGAGATTATGGAGAAGTTCGAGGGCAGCCCGAGCCAGCAGGCTGTCATTCGGCTCCTCTTGGAACGGGGCTTTTCCGTCAACGACCAGGGACGGGTCGTCTCGGGCGGCATCGAGATACCGAACACCGGAATCGCCCGCGAGGCCGAGGTCGACCGGCGGGTCGTCGACTCGACGACCGACGCCATCCTCGACGACGAGGAGCTTCGACGAATCTTCCAGAACATCTCGTCGATTCCGAGCCTGATGGACCTCGCGCCGGTGCTCGACCTCTCCGTGCTCACCGTCGAGGTGGCCGACGCCGACGAACCCGGCATCGTCGCCACCGTCACCTCGAAACTCGCTGACGCGGACATCTCGATTCGCCAGACGATAAGCGAGGACCCCGAGTTCACCGACGACCCGAAGCTCTACATCATCACCGACGAGCCGATTCCCGGCGACCTGCTCAACGACCTGTCGAACCTCGGCTTCGTCCGCCGAATCACCATCGCCTGA
- the hisB gene encoding imidazoleglycerol-phosphate dehydratase HisB, whose translation MSDADRRAAVSRETAETTIDVTLAIDGDGDAVVDTGIGFFDHMLEAFAKHGLFDLTVQCDGDLHIDDHHTVEDVAIVLGEAFTEALGDKRGIVRYADRKVPLDEAVASVVVDVSGRPFFEFSGDFSQPYVGEFTSHMAEHFAMSLAMNAGLTLHAGVEGDNAHHEVEALFKALARSLDDATRVDPRRSDTPSTKGKL comes from the coding sequence ATGAGCGACGCCGACCGACGCGCGGCCGTCTCCCGCGAGACGGCCGAGACGACCATCGACGTGACGCTGGCCATCGACGGCGACGGCGACGCGGTCGTCGACACCGGTATCGGATTTTTCGACCACATGCTGGAGGCCTTCGCCAAACACGGCCTGTTCGACCTGACGGTCCAGTGCGACGGCGACCTCCACATCGACGACCACCACACCGTCGAGGACGTGGCTATCGTCCTCGGCGAGGCGTTCACCGAAGCGCTCGGTGACAAGCGCGGTATCGTCCGCTACGCCGACCGCAAAGTCCCGCTCGACGAGGCCGTCGCCTCCGTCGTCGTCGACGTGTCGGGCCGCCCCTTCTTCGAGTTCTCGGGCGACTTTTCCCAACCGTACGTCGGCGAGTTCACCAGCCACATGGCCGAACACTTCGCCATGTCGCTGGCGATGAACGCCGGCCTCACGCTCCACGCGGGCGTCGAGGGCGACAACGCCCACCACGAGGTCGAGGCGCTGTTCAAGGCGCTCGCGCGCTCGCTCGACGACGCGACCCGCGTGGACCCGCGGCGCTCCGACACGCCGAGCACGAAAGGAAAACTGTAA
- the hisA gene encoding 1-(5-phosphoribosyl)-5-[(5-phosphoribosylamino)methylideneamino]imidazole-4-carboxamide isomerase, producing the protein MFPEFEVVPAVDMQDGEVVQLVQGERGTEKTYGDPVEAARRWVDAGAETLHLVDLGGAFEGERKNAPAVDAVLDAVDVPLQLGGGIRTADDARDLLDRGVDRVILGTAAVENPDIVAELAADYPGGVMVSLDAKDGEVVVSGWTEGTGLDPAEAAARYEELGAAAILFTDVDVEGQLEGVHLETTSAVVDAVDIPVVASGGVASLDDVRALREAGAAATVVGTALYEGRFTLEEAMEA; encoded by the coding sequence ATGTTCCCGGAGTTCGAAGTCGTCCCCGCGGTCGACATGCAAGACGGCGAAGTCGTCCAGCTCGTGCAGGGCGAACGCGGCACCGAGAAGACTTACGGCGACCCGGTCGAGGCCGCCCGCCGCTGGGTCGACGCCGGCGCGGAGACGCTCCACCTCGTCGACCTCGGCGGCGCGTTCGAGGGCGAGCGAAAGAACGCCCCGGCGGTCGACGCCGTCCTCGACGCGGTCGACGTGCCGCTCCAACTCGGCGGCGGCATCCGCACCGCCGACGACGCCCGCGACCTCTTGGACCGCGGCGTCGACCGCGTCATCCTCGGCACCGCGGCCGTCGAGAACCCCGACATCGTCGCCGAACTCGCCGCCGACTACCCCGGCGGCGTGATGGTCAGCCTCGACGCGAAAGACGGCGAAGTCGTCGTCTCCGGCTGGACCGAGGGCACCGGCCTCGACCCCGCCGAGGCGGCCGCCCGCTACGAGGAACTCGGCGCGGCGGCCATCCTCTTCACCGACGTGGACGTGGAGGGGCAACTCGAAGGCGTCCACCTCGAGACGACCTCGGCGGTCGTCGACGCGGTCGACATCCCGGTCGTCGCCTCCGGCGGCGTCGCCTCGCTCGACGACGTGCGCGCGCTCCGCGAGGCGGGCGCGGCGGCGACCGTCGTCGGCACCGCGCTCTACGAGGGTCGATTCACGCTCGAAGAAGCGATGGAGGCGTAG
- the glmM gene encoding phosphoglucosamine mutase: MKLFGSSGTRGVVGESLTPEFVLRVAKAAGTVWNTGRVAIARDTRTTGEMFVNAAESGLASVGVDVDDLGVVPTPAAVRYCENQAVPGVVITASHNPPEFNGVKLVGDDGVELAVEELERIEDHILAEEFDVTEWDAVGSVRSVETANDDYHEDLLANVDREKIAAANLTVALDPGHGAGSLVTPDFLRELGCEVRTVNAQPDGHFPGRQSEPVPENLRDLERLVRATDADVGIAHDGDADRAVFVNERGECISGEASLAALAAAALEPGDATVSAVNVSQRLVDVCEEVGADLELTPIGATNLITRIRELWREGRNVPVAGEGNGGVFYPNYRLVRDGAYIAAKFLELVAERSASELVAPYEDYYNVRINLEYDEEAELTAMLNAAADYAESADATPNTTDGYRLDYGDAWVLVRPSGTEPKVRVYAEGRSEERATELAEDAADALRSAVATL, translated from the coding sequence ATGAAACTCTTCGGTTCCAGCGGCACCCGCGGCGTGGTGGGTGAGAGCCTCACCCCGGAGTTCGTCCTCCGCGTCGCCAAGGCCGCCGGCACGGTCTGGAACACCGGCCGGGTCGCCATCGCACGGGACACCCGAACCACGGGCGAGATGTTCGTCAACGCCGCCGAGTCCGGGCTGGCGAGCGTCGGCGTCGACGTGGACGACCTCGGCGTCGTCCCCACCCCCGCGGCGGTCCGCTACTGCGAGAATCAGGCCGTTCCGGGCGTCGTCATCACGGCCTCGCACAACCCCCCGGAGTTCAACGGCGTCAAACTCGTCGGCGACGACGGCGTCGAACTCGCCGTCGAGGAGCTAGAGCGCATCGAAGACCACATCCTCGCCGAGGAGTTCGACGTGACCGAGTGGGACGCCGTCGGGAGCGTCCGGTCGGTCGAGACCGCGAACGACGACTACCACGAGGACCTCCTCGCCAACGTCGACCGCGAGAAAATCGCTGCCGCGAACCTCACGGTCGCGCTCGACCCCGGCCACGGCGCCGGGTCGCTCGTCACGCCCGACTTCCTCCGCGAACTCGGCTGCGAGGTCCGCACGGTCAACGCCCAGCCCGACGGCCACTTCCCCGGTCGCCAGTCCGAGCCGGTCCCCGAGAACCTCCGCGACCTCGAACGCCTCGTCCGCGCGACCGACGCCGACGTGGGAATCGCCCACGACGGCGACGCCGACCGGGCCGTCTTCGTGAACGAGCGCGGCGAGTGCATCTCCGGCGAGGCGTCGCTGGCCGCCCTCGCGGCCGCCGCCCTCGAACCGGGCGACGCGACCGTCTCCGCCGTGAACGTCTCCCAGCGCCTCGTCGACGTCTGCGAGGAGGTCGGTGCCGACCTCGAACTCACGCCCATCGGCGCGACGAACCTCATCACCCGCATCCGCGAGCTCTGGCGCGAGGGTCGGAACGTCCCCGTCGCGGGCGAGGGGAACGGAGGAGTGTTCTACCCCAACTACCGCCTCGTCCGCGACGGCGCGTACATCGCGGCGAAGTTCCTCGAACTCGTCGCCGAGCGCTCCGCGAGCGAACTCGTCGCGCCCTACGAGGACTACTACAACGTCCGCATCAACCTCGAATACGACGAGGAAGCCGAGTTGACGGCGATGCTCAACGCCGCCGCCGACTACGCCGAATCGGCCGACGCGACCCCGAACACGACCGACGGCTACCGCCTCGACTACGGCGACGCGTGGGTGCTCGTCCGCCCCTCCGGGACCGAGCCGAAAGTCCGCGTCTACGCCGAAGGCCGCTCCGAGGAGCGCGCGACCGAACTCGCCGAAGACGCCGCCGACGCGCTCCGAAGCGCGGTCGCGACGCTGTAA
- a CDS encoding DUF3800 domain-containing protein: MTRILYFFVDESGNADAGTGFSIVGCWCVSKRSSEYEVLASTKGFLLEQARRLRDDDDFSEIKSSKLHPSYVDDLMQAMVPKLHSDKTIETPRVWTTGQPIRYSAYTTLPDITRGAFDGRTSGSFSNGQMIRSMSLISAISPLFQEGLMNLDVIDEINVVLDDTVWDAPADVVGGCFDSHEEIGVPTTFTTQDSRSVPGLQIADLAAYSWPRNQRKGDCAAASNVVRDHRL; this comes from the coding sequence ATGACTCGTATTCTCTATTTTTTCGTCGACGAAAGCGGGAACGCCGATGCAGGGACGGGGTTCTCGATTGTCGGTTGTTGGTGTGTTTCCAAGCGGTCTAGTGAGTACGAGGTCCTCGCTTCAACCAAGGGATTCTTGCTGGAACAAGCCCGCCGCCTAAGAGACGATGACGACTTTTCGGAAATCAAGTCCTCGAAACTTCACCCGAGCTACGTCGACGATTTGATGCAGGCCATGGTCCCGAAGCTTCACAGCGACAAGACCATCGAAACGCCTCGTGTCTGGACCACCGGCCAACCAATCCGATATTCGGCGTACACGACTCTTCCCGACATAACAAGAGGGGCTTTTGACGGGAGAACATCCGGTAGCTTTTCGAACGGCCAAATGATACGCTCGATGAGTCTTATCTCGGCTATCAGCCCGCTCTTTCAAGAAGGGTTGATGAACCTCGACGTGATCGACGAAATCAACGTTGTACTGGACGATACCGTGTGGGACGCTCCCGCAGACGTCGTCGGTGGATGCTTCGATTCTCACGAGGAGATTGGTGTCCCTACTACATTCACAACCCAAGATAGCAGGTCCGTACCGGGGCTACAAATAGCCGACTTAGCGGCCTACTCGTGGCCTCGAAACCAGCGGAAAGGGGACTGTGCCGCCGCTAGTAACGTAGTTCGGGACCACCGACTCTAA
- the hisI gene encoding phosphoribosyl-AMP cyclohydrolase: MTVDVDFGEDGLVPTVAQDADSGEVLMLAYVSPEALDRTVETGRAHYYSRSRDELWEKGASSGHTQEVREVRVDCDADTLLYLVDQNVGACHTGHRSCFYRTVEGEHVGERVFDPDAVYDDE, encoded by the coding sequence ATGACCGTCGATGTCGACTTCGGCGAGGACGGCCTCGTACCCACCGTGGCGCAGGACGCCGACTCCGGAGAGGTGCTCATGCTGGCGTACGTCTCGCCGGAGGCGCTCGACCGAACCGTCGAGACGGGCCGGGCGCACTACTACTCGCGGAGCCGCGACGAACTCTGGGAGAAGGGGGCTTCGAGCGGCCACACACAGGAGGTTCGGGAGGTCCGCGTCGACTGCGACGCCGACACCCTGCTGTATCTCGTCGACCAGAACGTCGGCGCGTGCCACACCGGCCACCGGTCGTGTTTCTACCGCACCGTCGAGGGCGAGCACGTCGGCGAGCGCGTCTTCGACCCCGACGCGGTCTACGACGACGAGTGA